In Leptospira congkakensis, the DNA window CACGCCCATCTGGCGAAAAACTCAAAAAAATCACATAAATTTCAAATAAAAAGATTGAACAAAATTGAATTGTGCACAATCTAAAATGCATATAGGGAGACCGAAAATGTCAGATGAATTTTACAAAATCAAAGTAAAACGAGGTTCCGAGGAAGTTCCTTTGGAACAGTTTAAAGACAAAGTGTTACTCATTGTCAACACAGCTAGTGAGTGTGGTTTTACCCCACAATACAAAGGGCTTCAGGAAACTTATGACCGTTGGAAAGGAAAGGGTTTGGAAGTATTGGCTTTCCCGTGCAATCAATTTGGTGAACAAGAACCGGGAACAGATGCAGAAATAAAATTATTTTGCGAAAGAACATTCTTAACAACCTTTCCTATTTTTTCTAAACTAGAAGTGAATGGTCCAAATACAGATCCACTCTACAAACATCTCAAAAAACAAGCTCCAGGGATTTTCGGTTCCCTTGACATCAAGTGGAATTTCACAAAATTCTTAATCGATAAAAATGGAAACGTTGTGAAACGATATGCCCCCATTA includes these proteins:
- a CDS encoding glutathione peroxidase, with translation MSDEFYKIKVKRGSEEVPLEQFKDKVLLIVNTASECGFTPQYKGLQETYDRWKGKGLEVLAFPCNQFGEQEPGTDAEIKLFCERTFLTTFPIFSKLEVNGPNTDPLYKHLKKQAPGIFGSLDIKWNFTKFLIDKNGNVVKRYAPITKPEAIEKDIEKLVQA